In the Streptomyces fradiae ATCC 10745 = DSM 40063 genome, one interval contains:
- a CDS encoding ABC transporter permease yields the protein MTAPDAPARPADDAPPGDAARPADTARPPRAPAPGAVQPRPGRGGRVRGRVRAGGRLSPLLVVPALAAALLAVLPLGYLAVRALERGPAYAWDVVADARTGELLLRSLGLTAAVVAACLLIGVPLAWLTVRTALPGARAWSVLVTLPLAVPSYVTAFAWLSAAPSLAGFTGSAVALTLACFPYVYLPVAAALRGTDPGHEEAARSLGHGPLRTFLRVTLPQLRPAAAGGALLVALYVLSDFGAVSLMRYDTFTRGIYTSYRASFDRTPAAALSAVLVVMTVLLVAAETRSRGRAAYARTGKGAARPAVPAPLGRLRPLALAWCGTVVALAVGFPLATLGYWLAVGTSATWDPAALTATALTTLGVAAGGAALTTLLALPVGVIAARGRGRLARLLEQAAYAGHAVPGITVALALVFFAVRYARPVYQETPLLVCAYAVLFLPVAVGATRAAVLQAPPVLDDVARSLGRGPFGVLREVTVPLAAPGIAAGAALTFVVCMKELPATLLLRPTGMDTLATRLWTETGTGSFAAAAPYAMALILLAAIPSYLLGRHRT from the coding sequence GTGACCGCACCGGACGCCCCGGCCCGGCCCGCCGACGACGCGCCGCCCGGCGACGCCGCCCGGCCCGCCGACACCGCCCGCCCGCCGCGCGCCCCCGCGCCCGGCGCGGTCCAGCCTCGGCCGGGCCGCGGCGGGCGGGTGCGGGGGCGGGTGCGCGCCGGCGGCCGGCTCTCCCCGCTCCTCGTCGTACCCGCCCTCGCGGCCGCCCTGCTCGCCGTCCTGCCGCTGGGCTACCTCGCCGTGCGCGCCCTCGAACGCGGCCCGGCCTACGCCTGGGACGTCGTCGCCGACGCGCGCACCGGCGAACTGCTCCTGCGCAGCCTCGGCCTGACCGCCGCCGTCGTCGCGGCCTGCCTGCTCATCGGCGTCCCGCTCGCCTGGCTGACCGTCCGCACCGCCCTGCCCGGCGCCCGCGCCTGGTCCGTGCTCGTCACCCTGCCGCTGGCCGTGCCCAGTTACGTCACCGCCTTCGCCTGGCTGTCCGCCGCGCCCTCGCTGGCCGGCTTCACCGGCTCGGCCGTCGCCCTGACCCTGGCCTGCTTCCCGTACGTGTACCTCCCGGTCGCCGCCGCGCTGCGCGGCACCGACCCCGGGCACGAGGAGGCGGCCCGCTCCCTCGGCCACGGGCCGCTGCGCACCTTCCTGCGCGTCACCCTGCCCCAGCTGCGCCCCGCCGCGGCCGGCGGCGCCCTGCTCGTCGCGCTGTACGTGCTCTCCGACTTCGGCGCCGTCTCGCTCATGCGGTACGACACCTTCACCCGGGGCATCTACACCTCCTACCGGGCCAGCTTCGACCGCACCCCGGCCGCCGCCCTCAGCGCCGTGCTCGTCGTCATGACCGTGCTCCTCGTCGCCGCCGAGACCCGCAGCCGGGGCCGCGCCGCCTACGCCCGCACCGGCAAGGGGGCCGCGCGCCCGGCCGTGCCGGCGCCGCTGGGGCGGCTGCGGCCGCTCGCCCTCGCCTGGTGCGGGACCGTCGTCGCCCTGGCGGTCGGCTTCCCGCTCGCCACGCTCGGCTACTGGCTGGCCGTCGGCACCTCCGCCACCTGGGACCCGGCCGCGCTCACCGCCACCGCGCTCACCACGCTCGGCGTGGCCGCCGGGGGCGCCGCGCTCACCACCCTGCTCGCGCTGCCCGTCGGCGTCATCGCCGCGCGGGGGCGCGGCCGGCTCGCCCGCCTCCTGGAACAGGCCGCGTACGCGGGCCACGCCGTGCCCGGCATCACCGTCGCCCTCGCGCTGGTCTTCTTCGCCGTCCGCTACGCCCGCCCGGTCTACCAGGAGACGCCGCTGCTGGTCTGCGCGTACGCGGTGCTCTTCCTGCCGGTCGCGGTGGGCGCCACCCGCGCCGCCGTGCTCCAGGCGCCGCCCGTCCTCGACGACGTGGCCCGCTCGCTGGGGCGCGGCCCCTTCGGCGTGCTGCGCGAGGTCACCGTGCCGCTGGCGGCTCCCGGCATCGCGGCCGGGGCGGCCCTCACCTTCGTCGTCTGCATGAAGGAGCTCCCCGCCACCCTGCTCCTGCGGCCCACCGGCATGGACACCCTCGCCACCCGGCTGTGGACGGAGACCGGCACGGGGTCCTTCGCGGCGGCGGCCCCCTACGCGATGGCGCTGATCCTGCTGGCCGCGATCCCCTCCTACCTCCTCGGAAGGCACCGCACATGA
- a CDS encoding iron ABC transporter substrate-binding protein: MRRPSARTLTALVAAALLGPLLSACGSDEPADLVIYSGRNENLVKPLIEKLEKHLGAEVEVRYGDSAELSAQLLEEGDTTEAGLFLSQDAGALGALSKEGRLAPLPQATLDKVAPAYRGSAGDWTGVSGRVRVLGYNPAQVPTPPSSVHDLVKPEWKGKIGFAPTNASFQAFVTGMRVLEGDDATRAWLKGLKANEPKAYDNNLKILEAVDKGEVPIGLINHYYWYEKAAETGAGKLKAKVHYLPAGDPGGLVNVAGAGVLKGADEKQAAYARKAVDFLLSTESQEYFAAETKEYPLVAGVKTAEGVPPLDSLQPPKIDLGRLDSLKQTLAMLQDTGLV, from the coding sequence ATGCGCCGCCCCTCGGCCCGCACCCTCACCGCGCTCGTCGCGGCCGCTCTGCTCGGCCCCCTGCTGTCCGCTTGCGGTAGCGACGAACCGGCCGACCTCGTCATCTACTCCGGGCGCAACGAGAACCTGGTGAAGCCGCTCATCGAGAAGCTGGAGAAGCACCTCGGCGCCGAGGTCGAGGTCCGCTACGGCGACAGCGCCGAGCTCTCCGCCCAGCTCCTGGAGGAGGGCGACACCACCGAGGCGGGGCTCTTCCTCTCCCAGGACGCGGGCGCCCTCGGCGCGCTCTCCAAGGAGGGGCGCCTCGCGCCGCTCCCGCAGGCCACCCTCGACAAGGTCGCCCCGGCCTACCGCGGCTCCGCCGGCGACTGGACCGGCGTCAGCGGCCGGGTCCGCGTCCTCGGCTACAACCCGGCGCAGGTCCCCACCCCGCCCAGCAGCGTCCACGACCTGGTCAAGCCCGAGTGGAAGGGCAAGATCGGCTTCGCCCCCACGAACGCCTCCTTCCAGGCCTTCGTCACCGGCATGCGCGTCCTGGAGGGCGACGACGCCACCCGCGCCTGGCTCAAGGGCCTGAAGGCCAACGAGCCCAAGGCGTACGACAACAACCTCAAGATCCTGGAGGCCGTCGACAAGGGCGAGGTCCCGATCGGCCTGATCAACCACTACTACTGGTACGAGAAGGCCGCCGAGACGGGCGCCGGCAAGCTGAAGGCGAAGGTGCACTACCTGCCCGCGGGCGACCCGGGCGGCCTCGTCAACGTCGCCGGGGCCGGCGTCCTGAAGGGCGCCGACGAGAAGCAGGCCGCGTACGCCCGCAAGGCCGTCGACTTCCTCCTCTCCACCGAGTCCCAGGAGTACTTCGCCGCGGAGACCAAGGAGTACCCCCTGGTCGCGGGCGTGAAGACGGCCGAGGGCGTCCCGCCGCTGGACAGCCTCCAGCCCCCGAAGATCGACCTCGGCAGGCTCGACTCCCTCAAGCAGACCCTGGCCATGCTCCAGGACACCGGACTGGTCTGA
- a CDS encoding Trm112 family protein, translating into MKPDDPLLKILACPLDKGPLILDEDGGALVNPRLRRRYPVVDGIPQLLPSSGVPADEERPTGGGGSDRDRA; encoded by the coding sequence ATGAAGCCCGACGACCCGCTGCTGAAGATCCTGGCCTGCCCGCTCGACAAGGGGCCGCTGATCCTCGACGAGGACGGGGGCGCTCTCGTCAATCCGCGTCTGCGCCGCCGCTATCCGGTCGTCGACGGCATCCCGCAGCTGCTCCCGTCCTCCGGCGTGCCCGCCGACGAGGAGCGGCCCACCGGCGGGGGAGGGTCCGACCGGGACCGAGCCTGA
- a CDS encoding DMT family transporter: MVWGVAAALVANVLYSTGFVLEKRALAGMPPLSAAQPGRVLVLLASRPLWICGAAALALGFAAQVTVYRTLPIAAAQGLFLSGLVLLLVLSSAVLGERPSGRERRAVAVIGLSLVMVVASLSGTGEEIGRTAPAGVLLALCVPALAAGLALYSAAERRARRRHRQPTTGVAYAVAVGLIYGVSSLAIKGVSGHLEGTDLPGSVPALLASPYPYLLLLTGGSGLVLSQTALQRCRASLIVPVCSTVACVFTIVSGTIAFDEPLPDDPPRLLLRLGGIVLALTVLLTLPRHDADNPPEGIRT, encoded by the coding sequence GTGGTGTGGGGTGTGGCCGCCGCGCTCGTCGCGAACGTCCTGTACAGCACCGGCTTCGTCCTGGAGAAGCGGGCGCTGGCCGGCATGCCGCCGCTGAGCGCCGCACAGCCGGGCCGGGTCCTGGTCCTGCTGGCCAGCAGGCCCCTGTGGATCTGCGGGGCCGCGGCACTCGCCCTGGGGTTCGCCGCGCAGGTGACCGTCTACCGCACCCTGCCGATCGCCGCCGCCCAGGGCCTGTTCCTGTCCGGGCTGGTCCTCCTGCTGGTGCTCTCGTCGGCCGTCCTCGGGGAGCGGCCCTCCGGCCGCGAGCGGCGCGCGGTGGCGGTCATCGGACTGTCGCTGGTGATGGTGGTGGCCTCGCTGTCCGGGACCGGCGAGGAGATCGGCCGCACCGCGCCCGCGGGCGTCCTGCTGGCCCTGTGCGTACCGGCGCTCGCGGCCGGTCTGGCGCTCTACTCGGCCGCCGAGCGGCGCGCCCGCCGGCGCCACCGGCAGCCGACCACCGGTGTGGCCTACGCGGTCGCGGTCGGGCTGATCTACGGCGTCAGCTCCCTCGCCATCAAGGGCGTCTCCGGGCACCTGGAGGGCACGGACCTGCCGGGTTCCGTACCCGCCCTGCTGGCCTCCCCGTACCCGTACCTCCTCCTGCTGACGGGGGGCAGCGGACTGGTGCTCTCGCAGACCGCCCTGCAGCGCTGCCGGGCGTCGCTGATCGTCCCGGTGTGCTCGACGGTGGCCTGCGTGTTCACCATCGTGAGCGGCACGATCGCGTTCGACGAGCCGCTGCCCGACGACCCGCCGCGGCTGCTGCTGCGCCTCGGCGGCATCGTGCTCGCCCTGACGGTCCTGCTCACCCTGCCGCGCCACGACGCGGACAACCCACCCGAAGGAATCCGGACATGA
- a CDS encoding class I SAM-dependent methyltransferase, which translates to MTLSTQGPAAAGRPSGAAPARPDAPVPGLRDFYENPTVPVASGEARTLRQARMLAEALGPAGPGRPAATVLDVGCGDGSAGAIAAGVLDGHRVVGVDWSQDALRRASRRMGRVVRGELTGGGLPFAAGCADAVLFGEVVEHLVDPDGALDELRRVLRRGGHLMLSTPNLAAWYNRALLLAGVQPVFSEVSLRRIHGRPGTEVVGHLRLYTARALREFVAASGFEVVRVAGAPFHGVPRPLRPLDRLACGVPSLASILLVHARKV; encoded by the coding sequence ATGACCCTGTCCACCCAAGGCCCCGCCGCGGCCGGCCGGCCGTCCGGGGCGGCGCCGGCCCGGCCGGACGCGCCGGTCCCCGGACTGCGGGACTTCTACGAGAACCCCACCGTCCCCGTCGCCTCCGGAGAGGCCCGCACGCTGCGCCAGGCCCGGATGCTGGCCGAGGCGCTCGGCCCCGCGGGGCCCGGCCGCCCGGCCGCGACCGTGCTCGACGTGGGCTGCGGCGACGGCTCGGCCGGCGCGATCGCCGCCGGCGTCCTGGACGGGCACCGCGTCGTGGGGGTCGACTGGTCGCAGGACGCGCTGCGCCGGGCCTCCCGGCGCATGGGCCGGGTCGTCCGCGGCGAACTGACCGGCGGCGGACTGCCGTTCGCCGCCGGCTGCGCCGACGCCGTCCTCTTCGGCGAGGTCGTCGAGCACCTCGTCGACCCCGACGGCGCCCTCGACGAACTGCGCAGGGTGCTGCGGCGCGGCGGCCACCTGATGCTGTCGACGCCGAACCTCGCCGCCTGGTACAACCGCGCCCTGCTGCTCGCCGGAGTCCAGCCGGTGTTCTCCGAGGTGAGCCTGCGCCGCATCCACGGCAGGCCGGGCACGGAGGTGGTGGGCCACCTGAGGCTGTACACGGCGCGGGCGCTGCGCGAGTTCGTGGCCGCGTCCGGCTTCGAGGTGGTGAGGGTCGCCGGTGCGCCGTTCCACGGAGTGCCGCGCCCGCTCCGCCCCCTGGACCGCCTGGCCTGCGGGGTGCCGTCCCTCGCCTCCATCCTCCTCGTGCACGCGAGAAAGGTGTAG
- a CDS encoding condensation protein produces MTVPRTDAGRGKPAPPGGGLIPFPAVDEVSRHCLSADEPESVHLEVHLPGRLDPARLRDAFGQALLAHPRVLVREVPGRGHRRSYAWELTGEPDGDPVDFAGRGPGALARARARALADCPPLTVSPPMRLDVVEAVGGTAVPGPPAEAGRAGGGAGTVLLLTAHHTALDAPSALRVLATTAERYSGTPALPIPGRIRPDRPDPAPGGSGGTGRALRTRPVRVAPDARPAPVRARAAGNGMLQADLPVPRRAAPAGSVPPWTVNDQLLAAAALTVGRWNASRGRPPGPVRITMPVDDRPRGTEMPMGNGTRLVEVAMTAEDPRDTDLLLGERPDPAAVARLLRTTARRTRDLKATRGSPWGAGAGLLTVPLLPVGIRGVLTRGARRAAAPWTSTVLVTNLGRVPYGLDFGDGGRATAVWFSAPARMPRGLSVAAASTGGRLHVTLRWSRALLGDAAGADLAGLFREALSAVSLAPPPHSAPAAPALSPDLAPARSDGPARPDGPQTEPDATAGAVDGAVDGEADARAPAARDRARSPGGPHHRDTPRPDTAPGAAHPTRDHRERPS; encoded by the coding sequence GTGACCGTGCCGCGGACCGACGCCGGGAGGGGGAAGCCCGCCCCTCCCGGCGGGGGCCTGATCCCCTTCCCGGCCGTCGACGAGGTGTCGCGGCACTGCCTGAGCGCCGACGAGCCGGAGAGCGTGCACCTGGAGGTCCACCTGCCCGGGCGGCTGGACCCGGCACGGCTGCGGGACGCGTTCGGGCAGGCGCTGCTGGCGCACCCCAGGGTGCTGGTGCGCGAGGTGCCCGGCCGGGGGCACCGGCGGTCCTACGCGTGGGAGCTCACCGGAGAGCCGGACGGCGACCCGGTGGACTTCGCCGGTCGTGGGCCCGGCGCCCTGGCGCGGGCGCGGGCCCGCGCCCTGGCGGACTGCCCGCCGCTCACGGTGTCGCCGCCCATGCGCCTCGACGTCGTCGAGGCGGTCGGGGGAACCGCCGTCCCCGGGCCGCCGGCGGAGGCCGGGCGCGCCGGGGGCGGGGCCGGGACCGTACTACTGCTGACGGCGCACCACACCGCGCTCGACGCGCCGTCGGCGCTGCGGGTGCTCGCCACGACCGCCGAACGGTACAGCGGTACACCGGCCCTCCCGATCCCCGGACGGATCCGCCCGGACCGCCCGGACCCGGCCCCGGGCGGCTCCGGCGGCACCGGGCGCGCGCTGCGCACGAGGCCCGTACGGGTCGCGCCGGACGCCCGCCCCGCCCCGGTGCGCGCCCGCGCCGCAGGCAACGGCATGCTCCAGGCGGACCTGCCCGTCCCGCGGCGTGCGGCGCCCGCCGGAAGCGTCCCGCCCTGGACGGTCAACGACCAGCTGCTGGCCGCCGCCGCCCTGACGGTGGGCCGCTGGAACGCCTCGCGGGGCCGGCCTCCCGGCCCGGTACGGATCACGATGCCCGTCGACGACCGTCCGCGCGGCACGGAGATGCCGATGGGCAACGGAACCCGGCTCGTCGAGGTGGCCATGACCGCCGAGGACCCGCGCGACACGGACCTGCTGCTCGGCGAGCGGCCGGACCCGGCGGCCGTGGCCCGGCTGCTGCGCACCACCGCCCGGCGCACCCGCGACCTGAAGGCGACCCGCGGCTCGCCCTGGGGCGCCGGGGCGGGACTGCTGACCGTGCCGCTGCTGCCCGTCGGCATCCGGGGCGTGCTCACCCGCGGGGCGCGGCGGGCCGCTGCGCCCTGGACGTCGACGGTCCTGGTCACCAACCTCGGACGGGTGCCGTACGGACTGGACTTCGGCGATGGGGGCCGGGCGACGGCGGTGTGGTTCTCCGCGCCCGCGCGGATGCCGCGCGGACTGAGCGTGGCGGCCGCCTCCACCGGCGGGCGCCTGCACGTGACGCTGCGCTGGTCGAGGGCGCTGCTCGGGGACGCGGCCGGTGCGGACCTGGCGGGCCTCTTCCGCGAAGCGCTGTCGGCGGTGTCCCTCGCCCCGCCCCCGCACTCCGCCCCGGCCGCTCCGGCCCTCTCCCCAGACCTCGCCCCGGCCCGGTCGGACGGCCCGGCCCGGCCGGACGGCCCGCAGACGGAGCCGGACGCCACAGCCGGCGCCGTGGACGGCGCCGTGGACGGGGAAGCCGACGCCAGGGCTCCGGCGGCCCGGGACCGCGCGAGGAGCCCCGGCGGGCCGCACCACCGCGACACCCCGCGCCCGGACACCGCGCCGGGTGCGGCCCACCCCACCCGGGACCACCGTGAGAGGCCGTCATGA
- a CDS encoding alpha-(1->3)-arabinofuranosyltransferase domain-containing protein, with protein sequence MTTTLQAPTGVPRPPGPTPPEASGEPRGRRLLFGFWAVVLAAFLAVSPGRMTFETKLGVALDPWRFLSDLGSLWNGNVGLGGIANQYVGYAFPALPYYALMDLLHVPVWLAERLWLSVIVTAAFWGALRLAERLRVGTPATRVLAAAVYALWPTFTIVVGSTSAAALPGAVLPWVLLPLTCAARSPRTAAARSALLIPFMGGVNAASTLAALLPVGLYLLSRPPGRRRRALLGWWIPGVVLATVWWVVPLLLMGIHGENFMPYVEQADTTTATMSATELLRGAGNWVAYLNFGEPWLPAGWTVAAVAVAVAGSAFAAALGLAGLARRDLPERRWLLLTVLAVALVTLAGYGGALGGPFHGVVQDWLDGALKPFRNIYKFQPGLALALALGVAHLTGVLSPRRGYRALRGRRWVPAAAAVLVLPGLALPYVNGSILQPGAFTRLPAHWEKAAGWLKDNAPDSRALVVPATAHGIYTWGSPIDQPFDVLAETPWAQRDFVPFGTPGARRMTDAVEQALLSGTEVPGLRAYLARAGVHEVVVRNDLDPDQIGYVPPQTVKRTLESSGYRKVAGFGPLVTGGRIAADTPLQVQALYPRLQAVEIYRPRGGEERPGRVGVAAVEDTAVVSGGPEALLRLSADSSMAGRPAVLAGDRLPEGLVPPVKAVADGLRRADTRFGLVNNNTSYTYTADERNHPGSLQNPGEEPHQILPRRGAEHQTTAVLRGARAVTASSSGSWLFHLPQYDPVHAFDGNPDTAWAEGSPGEPAGQWLRVEFSRPTDVPASLQLTPLPGDGVRAAPTRVRIETERGFADSPLRTDGQPQTVKAPSGETSWLKVTVLAAQLARPGLSGAGFSEVSIPDVQVTRMLVLPADAQRTDAAASVYSVHRGTDAGGLSPASAEAGLHRRFSTGEPGEYRVSARAVAVPGGPLDELLDRSAPGPRDRVTATADSTSRDGRSLSARNLVDGDLTTAWIAGDRPVVHLSWPGRRKVDEIILVPAGGVSTRPEQVTITSPHGAAVADVDENGRVRFPEIETDRLDVTVSRAAPLTLHNPVADAQLQLPVGLSEVHVPALADLLVPRPEPSARFSLPCGQGPDLAVGGVLHKTKASGLVRDLTERRPVSVSLCAGEEADGTLELPPGEHELEAGDAGPLAITDVTLTTGTPRALAGAADREVKVTGWSGDRRTVTVSAGSGGAAYLRVYENANDGWKATLDGAELEPVRLDGWQQAWVVPAGASGTVTLEFEPSGTYRAGLIGGAFALAALAALAFAGRRRDDGTTGGELPEPAAPGMLLGTLALTAVVAVAAGWLALVVPVLAVAARLRPGVLVPVAAAAMAAAGLVAAVGAGEPVAAGEGAFSGLAQALAVLALSAALVTAAPAATGRTATAGKGDGGSPAPQTGPAPAAEPATAAGPVVTAAPVTPAGPVSSARPASAGDAERPEPPRRRPDGGGPS encoded by the coding sequence ATGACCACTACGCTCCAGGCACCCACCGGGGTGCCGCGGCCACCCGGCCCGACGCCGCCGGAGGCGTCCGGCGAGCCGCGCGGACGCCGCCTGCTGTTCGGCTTCTGGGCCGTCGTGCTGGCCGCGTTCCTCGCGGTGTCACCGGGACGGATGACGTTTGAGACCAAACTCGGCGTCGCCCTCGACCCCTGGCGCTTCCTCAGCGACCTCGGCTCGCTGTGGAACGGCAACGTGGGCCTCGGGGGCATCGCCAACCAGTACGTCGGCTACGCCTTCCCGGCGCTGCCCTACTACGCCCTCATGGACCTGCTGCACGTGCCGGTCTGGCTGGCCGAACGGCTCTGGCTGTCGGTCATCGTGACCGCCGCCTTCTGGGGCGCGCTCCGGCTCGCCGAGCGGCTGCGCGTCGGCACGCCCGCGACCCGGGTCCTCGCCGCGGCGGTCTACGCGCTGTGGCCCACCTTCACCATCGTCGTCGGCTCGACGTCCGCCGCGGCGCTGCCCGGCGCCGTACTGCCCTGGGTGCTGCTGCCGCTGACCTGCGCGGCGCGCAGCCCCCGCACGGCCGCCGCGCGCTCGGCGCTGCTGATCCCCTTCATGGGCGGGGTGAACGCCGCCTCCACCCTGGCCGCGCTGCTGCCCGTGGGCCTGTACCTGCTCAGCCGCCCGCCCGGCCGGCGCCGGCGCGCGCTGCTGGGCTGGTGGATACCGGGCGTCGTGCTGGCCACCGTGTGGTGGGTGGTGCCCCTGCTGCTGATGGGCATCCACGGCGAGAACTTCATGCCGTACGTCGAGCAGGCCGACACCACCACCGCCACCATGTCCGCGACCGAGCTGCTGCGCGGCGCCGGCAACTGGGTGGCCTACCTGAACTTCGGCGAGCCGTGGCTGCCGGCCGGCTGGACCGTCGCGGCCGTCGCCGTCGCCGTCGCCGGCTCGGCCTTCGCCGCGGCCCTGGGGCTCGCCGGCCTGGCCCGGCGGGACCTGCCCGAGCGCCGCTGGCTGCTGCTGACCGTCCTGGCCGTCGCCCTGGTCACGCTGGCCGGGTACGGCGGAGCCCTCGGCGGCCCCTTCCACGGGGTCGTCCAGGACTGGCTGGACGGGGCGCTGAAGCCGTTCCGCAACATCTACAAGTTCCAGCCGGGACTGGCCCTCGCGCTCGCCCTCGGAGTGGCCCACCTGACCGGGGTGCTCTCCCCGCGCCGGGGCTACCGCGCCCTGCGCGGCCGCCGCTGGGTGCCCGCCGCCGCGGCGGTCCTGGTCCTGCCCGGCCTGGCCCTGCCGTACGTCAACGGGTCGATCCTGCAGCCCGGGGCGTTCACCCGGCTGCCCGCCCACTGGGAGAAGGCCGCGGGCTGGCTGAAGGACAACGCCCCGGACAGCCGGGCCCTGGTCGTACCGGCGACGGCGCACGGCATCTACACCTGGGGCTCGCCCATCGACCAGCCGTTCGACGTGCTGGCCGAGACCCCCTGGGCGCAGCGCGACTTCGTGCCCTTCGGCACCCCCGGAGCACGCCGGATGACGGACGCCGTCGAGCAGGCGCTGCTGTCCGGCACCGAGGTGCCGGGCCTCCGGGCGTACCTGGCGCGGGCCGGCGTGCACGAGGTGGTCGTCCGCAACGACCTCGACCCCGACCAGATCGGGTACGTCCCGCCGCAGACGGTGAAGCGCACCCTGGAGTCGTCCGGCTACCGCAAGGTCGCCGGGTTCGGCCCGCTGGTGACCGGCGGACGCATCGCCGCGGACACCCCGCTCCAGGTCCAGGCGCTCTACCCGCGGCTCCAGGCCGTGGAGATCTACCGGCCGCGAGGAGGCGAGGAGCGGCCCGGCAGGGTCGGTGTCGCGGCCGTGGAGGACACGGCCGTGGTCAGCGGCGGCCCCGAGGCGCTGCTCCGGCTCTCCGCCGACTCCTCGATGGCCGGCCGGCCCGCCGTGCTGGCGGGGGACCGCCTCCCGGAGGGCCTCGTCCCGCCGGTGAAGGCCGTCGCCGACGGGCTGCGCCGCGCGGACACCCGGTTCGGCCTGGTCAACAACAACACCTCGTACACGTACACCGCGGACGAGCGCAACCACCCCGGCAGCCTGCAGAACCCGGGCGAGGAGCCCCACCAGATCCTGCCGAGACGGGGCGCGGAGCACCAGACGACGGCGGTGCTGCGCGGCGCCCGCGCCGTGACCGCCTCCAGCAGCGGCAGCTGGCTGTTCCACCTGCCGCAGTACGACCCGGTGCACGCCTTCGACGGCAACCCGGACACCGCGTGGGCCGAGGGCAGCCCGGGCGAGCCCGCCGGGCAGTGGCTGCGGGTGGAGTTCTCGCGGCCGACCGACGTCCCGGCCTCCCTCCAGCTGACGCCCCTGCCGGGCGACGGCGTGCGCGCGGCGCCCACGCGGGTGCGGATCGAGACCGAACGCGGCTTCGCCGACAGCCCCCTGCGGACCGACGGACAGCCGCAGACCGTCAAGGCCCCCTCCGGCGAGACGTCCTGGCTGAAGGTCACCGTCCTGGCCGCGCAGCTCGCCCGGCCGGGCCTGTCCGGCGCCGGATTCTCCGAGGTGTCCATCCCGGACGTGCAGGTGACGCGCATGCTCGTGCTGCCCGCCGACGCGCAGCGCACCGACGCGGCGGCGAGCGTGTACTCGGTGCACCGCGGCACCGACGCGGGCGGCCTGTCGCCCGCCTCGGCCGAGGCGGGACTGCACCGGCGGTTCAGCACCGGGGAACCGGGCGAGTACCGGGTGTCGGCGCGAGCCGTCGCCGTGCCCGGCGGCCCGCTCGACGAACTGCTCGACCGCTCGGCCCCCGGACCGCGCGACCGGGTGACGGCCACGGCCGACTCCACCAGCCGCGACGGCAGGTCGCTGAGCGCCCGCAACCTGGTCGACGGCGACCTGACGACCGCCTGGATCGCGGGCGACCGGCCGGTCGTCCACCTGAGCTGGCCGGGCAGGAGGAAGGTCGACGAGATCATCCTGGTGCCGGCGGGCGGGGTGTCCACCCGGCCCGAGCAGGTGACGATCACCTCCCCGCACGGAGCCGCGGTCGCCGACGTGGACGAGAACGGGCGGGTGCGCTTCCCGGAGATCGAGACGGACCGGCTCGACGTCACCGTCAGCAGGGCCGCCCCGCTCACCCTCCACAACCCGGTGGCGGACGCGCAGTTGCAGCTGCCGGTCGGGCTGAGCGAGGTGCACGTCCCGGCGCTCGCCGACCTGCTGGTGCCGCGGCCGGAGCCGTCCGCACGCTTCTCGCTCCCGTGCGGCCAGGGCCCCGACCTCGCCGTGGGGGGTGTCCTGCACAAGACGAAGGCATCCGGACTCGTCCGGGACCTCACCGAGCGGCGCCCCGTCTCCGTGTCCCTGTGCGCGGGGGAGGAGGCGGACGGCACGCTGGAGCTCCCGCCCGGCGAGCACGAACTGGAGGCCGGCGACGCCGGCCCGCTGGCGATCACCGACGTCACGCTGACCACCGGCACCCCGCGGGCCCTGGCCGGGGCGGCGGACCGCGAGGTGAAGGTCACCGGCTGGAGCGGCGACCGCCGGACCGTCACGGTCTCGGCGGGCTCGGGCGGGGCCGCCTACCTGCGGGTGTACGAGAACGCCAACGACGGCTGGAAGGCCACCCTCGACGGTGCGGAGCTGGAGCCGGTGCGCCTCGACGGCTGGCAGCAGGCCTGGGTGGTCCCGGCCGGCGCCTCCGGCACGGTGACCCTGGAGTTCGAGCCCTCCGGGACCTACCGGGCCGGACTGATCGGCGGTGCCTTCGCCCTCGCCGCACTGGCCGCCCTGGCCTTCGCGGGCCGTCGGCGCGACGACGGCACGACCGGCGGGGAGCTGCCCGAACCGGCGGCGCCGGGGATGCTGCTCGGCACCCTCGCCCTGACCGCCGTCGTCGCGGTGGCGGCGGGCTGGCTGGCCCTGGTCGTCCCCGTGCTCGCCGTGGCGGCGCGGCTGCGGCCGGGCGTGCTGGTGCCGGTCGCGGCGGCGGCGATGGCCGCAGCCGGCCTGGTCGCGGCCGTCGGCGCCGGGGAGCCGGTCGCCGCCGGTGAGGGCGCGTTCAGCGGCCTCGCGCAGGCGCTCGCGGTGCTCGCCCTGTCCGCCGCGCTGGTGACGGCGGCGCCCGCGGCCACCGGGCGCACCGCGACGGCCGGGAAGGGGGACGGCGGCTCCCCGGCGCCGCAGACCGGACCGGCGCCCGCGGCCGAACCGGCCACCGCGGCCGGGCCGGTGGTCACGGCCGCGCCCGTCACCCCGGCGGGGCCGGTCTCCTCGGCCCGGCCGGCGAGCGCCGGCGACGCCGAGCGGCCCGAGCCGCCCCGCCGGCGGCCGGACGGCGGTGGCCCCTCGTGA